The following are encoded together in the Acidovorax sp. KKS102 genome:
- a CDS encoding protein phosphatase CheZ, whose amino-acid sequence MDDTPDNSQPAAEADVHHKIGLLTRQLHDSLNELGYADKLRGSMGELPDAQSRLSYIARLTGEAAEKVLNRVEQAKAQHDYIAAETRRVVNSLVADPVAAVAKGEIFNFLTDVERVTKEADTHLTEIMMAQDFHDLTGQVIARVVNLAATIEEQLVQLLIQTAPPNAQVPAEPARRAHLQGPVVDPDNTPDVVTDQSQVDDLLASLGF is encoded by the coding sequence ATGGACGACACACCGGACAACAGCCAGCCTGCCGCCGAAGCCGATGTTCACCACAAGATTGGCCTGCTGACCCGCCAGCTTCACGATTCACTCAACGAACTGGGGTATGCCGACAAGCTGCGCGGCTCCATGGGCGAACTGCCCGACGCCCAGAGCCGCCTGTCATACATCGCCCGGCTGACGGGCGAGGCCGCCGAGAAGGTGCTCAACCGCGTCGAGCAAGCCAAGGCGCAGCACGACTACATTGCGGCGGAAACGCGCCGAGTCGTCAACTCGCTGGTGGCGGACCCGGTGGCGGCTGTGGCCAAGGGCGAGATCTTCAACTTTCTGACCGATGTGGAGCGCGTGACCAAAGAGGCCGACACACACCTCACGGAAATCATGATGGCCCAGGATTTTCACGACCTCACCGGCCAGGTGATTGCGCGCGTGGTGAATCTGGCAGCCACCATTGAAGAGCAACTGGTGCAACTGCTCATCCAGACGGCCCCGCCCAACGCCCAGGTACCCGCCGAGCCCGCCCGCCGGGCCCACCTGCAAGGCCCGGTGGTGGACCCGGACAACACGCCCGACGTGGTCACCGACCAGTCCCAGGTGGACGATCTGCTGGCCAGTCTGGGCTTCTGA
- the cheY gene encoding chemotaxis response regulator CheY, whose product MTTALRFLIVDDFSTMRRIVRNLLKESGFSDADEAEDGVAALNKLRNSKFDFVVTDINMPNMNGFQLLAEIKKDDKLKHLPVLMVTAEARKEDIVAAAQGGAAGYIVKPFTKATLEEKVTLILKKMGL is encoded by the coding sequence GTGACCACAGCCCTTCGTTTTTTGATCGTTGACGACTTCTCCACCATGCGACGCATCGTTCGCAACCTGCTCAAGGAGAGCGGGTTCTCAGACGCTGACGAGGCCGAGGATGGTGTCGCCGCACTCAACAAACTGCGCAACAGCAAGTTTGATTTTGTGGTGACCGACATCAACATGCCCAACATGAACGGCTTCCAGCTGCTGGCCGAGATCAAGAAGGACGACAAGCTCAAGCACCTGCCCGTCCTGATGGTGACCGCCGAAGCCCGCAAGGAAGACATCGTTGCTGCCGCTCAGGGCGGTGCTGCGGGTTACATCGTCAAACCCTTCACCAAGGCAACTCTGGAAGAGAAAGTGACCTTGATTCTGAAGAAGATGGGGCTATGA
- a CDS encoding flagellar biosynthesis protein FlhB translates to MESSQEKSLPASERKLQKAREDGQGARSRDLSHLAILGAGAACMLLLAPQLMDRMQWAMSQQLAFNAATVMAPGTMLSRLQDMVIVGVIASTVFATLTSAAALISAIGAGGWILSAKPITPQFSRLNPISGLANLFSKQQMANVAKMVLMTVILTYVAWKFLGNSIETVAMLVLQPSPMALRQIADWLTSGMSLLLLVVFLAALVDVPLQAFFFKERLKMSHEEVKQEHKESDGNPHIKGRIRQKQREIADRASVSAVPKADFVVMNPTHYAVALKYDEKTMSAPQVISRGTDLIAMKIRDVAREHNVPVLQSPMLARALYAHAELDQAIPATLYTAVAQVLAYVYRLKAALRGEGRMPDSLVEPFVPPELDPLNRTAVQGAAV, encoded by the coding sequence ATGGAATCCAGCCAAGAAAAAAGCCTCCCCGCGTCAGAGCGCAAGCTGCAAAAAGCGCGCGAAGACGGCCAAGGGGCACGCTCGCGCGACCTGTCGCACTTGGCCATTCTGGGCGCGGGCGCCGCATGCATGCTGCTGCTGGCCCCACAGCTGATGGACCGCATGCAGTGGGCCATGAGCCAGCAGCTGGCGTTCAATGCGGCCACGGTGATGGCGCCGGGCACCATGCTGTCGCGGCTGCAGGACATGGTCATCGTGGGCGTGATCGCGAGCACAGTGTTCGCCACGCTGACCAGCGCGGCGGCCCTGATCAGCGCCATCGGAGCGGGCGGCTGGATCCTCAGCGCCAAGCCCATCACCCCCCAGTTCAGCCGCCTCAACCCGATCTCGGGGCTGGCCAACCTGTTTTCCAAGCAGCAGATGGCCAACGTGGCCAAGATGGTGCTGATGACGGTCATCCTGACCTATGTGGCCTGGAAGTTCCTGGGCAACAGCATCGAAACCGTTGCCATGCTGGTGCTGCAGCCCTCCCCCATGGCCCTTCGCCAGATTGCCGACTGGCTGACTTCGGGCATGAGCCTGTTGTTGCTGGTCGTGTTCCTGGCCGCTTTGGTGGACGTGCCTTTGCAGGCGTTCTTCTTCAAGGAGCGGCTGAAGATGTCTCACGAGGAAGTCAAGCAGGAGCACAAGGAGTCGGACGGCAACCCCCACATCAAGGGCCGCATCCGCCAGAAGCAGCGCGAAATTGCCGACCGCGCCAGCGTGAGCGCCGTGCCCAAGGCCGATTTTGTGGTGATGAACCCGACCCACTATGCGGTGGCCCTCAAGTACGACGAGAAGACCATGAGTGCGCCCCAGGTGATCTCGCGCGGCACCGACCTCATCGCCATGAAGATCCGCGATGTGGCCCGGGAGCACAACGTGCCCGTGCTGCAGTCGCCCATGCTGGCCCGCGCGCTGTATGCCCATGCCGAGCTGGACCAGGCCATCCCCGCCACGCTCTACACCGCCGTGGCCCAGGTGCTGGCGTATGTGTACCGCCTCAAGGCCGCGCTGCGTGGCGAAGGCCGCATGCCCGACAGCCTGGTGGAGCCTTTTGTGCCCCCTGAACTCGATCCGCTGAACCGCACCGCGGTGCAAGGTGCTGCCGTATGA
- a CDS encoding RNA polymerase sigma factor FliA has protein sequence MYTAKGQLDRDAMIRQHVPLVRRIAHHMIAKLPPNVELDDLIQVGMMGLAEALSRYEVAQGVQFETFATQRIRGAMLDELREGDWMSRSSRKSQKDIEHAVHRLEQKLGRSPLESEIAGEMGMSLADYQNLLGKVRGTQLVYLEDMTHGNDDEDGFLDRHVADSAADPVELLRDQRLKTSLVNAIKTLPEREQHIMGMYYEHDMNLKEIAAVLGVTESRVCQLHSQSIARLRAKMRAH, from the coding sequence ATGTACACCGCCAAAGGCCAGCTTGATCGCGATGCCATGATCCGCCAGCATGTACCGCTGGTACGGAGGATTGCGCACCACATGATCGCCAAGCTGCCTCCCAACGTCGAGCTGGATGACTTGATCCAGGTCGGCATGATGGGACTGGCCGAAGCCCTGTCGCGCTATGAGGTCGCGCAGGGCGTGCAGTTTGAAACCTTTGCCACCCAGCGCATCCGGGGTGCCATGCTCGACGAGTTGCGCGAGGGTGACTGGATGAGCCGCAGTTCGCGCAAGAGCCAGAAAGACATCGAGCACGCCGTGCACCGGCTGGAGCAAAAGCTGGGCCGCAGCCCCCTGGAGTCTGAAATAGCCGGCGAAATGGGCATGAGCCTGGCGGACTACCAAAACCTGCTGGGCAAGGTGCGGGGCACCCAGCTGGTGTACCTGGAAGACATGACGCATGGCAACGACGACGAGGACGGGTTTCTGGACCGCCACGTCGCCGACAGCGCGGCCGACCCGGTGGAACTGCTGCGCGATCAGCGGCTCAAGACATCACTGGTCAACGCCATCAAGACCCTGCCGGAGCGCGAGCAGCACATCATGGGCATGTATTACGAACATGACATGAACCTCAAGGAAATTGCCGCCGTGCTGGGCGTGACCGAGTCTCGGGTGTGCCAGTTGCACAGCCAGTCGATTGCCCGCCTGCGCGCCAAGATGCGGGCGCACTGA
- the motA gene encoding flagellar motor stator protein MotA: MLVIIGYIVSFGCIFGVYVMHGGNIAVILKALPFEIITILGGALGAFVVNNQPKVLKATMAAIPMALKGSKYTKARYMELMAMLYDILQKARKEGLMAIEKDVETPNESEIFKKYPTVGNDHHVIEFMTDYLRMMVSGNLNSHEIEALMDNEIDTHHQEAHAPVAALARLAGALPAFGIIAAVLGVVNTMGSVGQPPSVLGGMIGSALVGTFLGILLAYGVVEPLGGLVEQKTEDAAKELQCIKSTLLASMQGYNPATAIEFGRKVLFSNVRPSFSELEGHVKGKK, translated from the coding sequence ATGCTTGTCATCATTGGTTACATCGTCAGCTTTGGCTGTATCTTCGGCGTGTATGTGATGCACGGTGGAAATATTGCCGTGATCCTGAAAGCCTTGCCCTTCGAGATCATCACAATCCTGGGCGGTGCGCTGGGGGCCTTTGTGGTCAACAACCAACCCAAGGTGCTCAAGGCCACCATGGCTGCCATCCCCATGGCTCTTAAAGGCTCCAAGTACACCAAAGCACGCTACATGGAACTGATGGCAATGCTCTATGACATCCTCCAGAAGGCCCGTAAAGAGGGGCTGATGGCGATCGAGAAGGATGTCGAGACGCCGAACGAATCCGAGATTTTCAAGAAGTACCCCACGGTGGGCAACGATCACCATGTGATCGAGTTCATGACCGATTACCTGCGCATGATGGTGTCGGGCAACCTCAATTCCCACGAGATCGAAGCGTTGATGGACAACGAGATCGACACCCATCATCAGGAGGCCCACGCCCCTGTAGCAGCGCTGGCGCGGTTGGCGGGTGCGCTGCCGGCCTTTGGCATCATTGCTGCCGTGCTGGGCGTGGTGAATACCATGGGCTCGGTGGGCCAGCCGCCTTCAGTGCTGGGCGGCATGATCGGTTCAGCGCTGGTCGGCACGTTTCTAGGCATTTTGCTGGCCTACGGCGTCGTCGAGCCCCTTGGCGGCCTGGTCGAGCAAAAGACCGAGGACGCTGCCAAGGAACTGCAGTGCATCAAGTCCACCCTGCTCGCCAGCATGCAGGGCTACAACCCGGCCACGGCCATTGAGTTTGGCCGCAAGGTGCTGTTCTCCAACGTCCGCCCCAGCTTCTCGGAGCTGGAAGGGCACGTGAAGGGCAAGAAGTAG
- a CDS encoding flagellin, whose product MAAIINTNVQSLNAQRNLGISQNSLAQSMQRLSSGLRINSAKDDAAGLAISERFSTQIRGLNVATRNANDGISLAQTAEGAMASVTNNLQRMRELAVQSANATNSSTDRAALQAEVSQLSQEIDRVATQTDFNGTKLLDGSFSAQAFQVGANAGQTITIDSIASARTSTLGKFQGINLVNQTIGTPSDTTAAATVTIGSGSAISLGTIANDAKAIASAINAAGISGMTASANATSVASVAADGTGVTAGNATITINGTALSVAASTNAASNRANALAAINGVSAVTGVIATDDGSGLKLAAADGRNITTAFAAGTATGSSMTAFGLAAAGTTGATVNISYAASGQTGNVVFANAMGNLSTAIGSQGTAVAALDISTVGGANTALTAIDAALTQINSSRAQLGAIQNRFSSTIDNLQTNSENLSASRSRIIDADFAAETANLSRSQILQQAGTAMVAQANQLPQGVLSLLR is encoded by the coding sequence ATGGCAGCCATCATCAACACCAACGTTCAGTCGCTCAATGCACAGCGCAACCTGGGCATTTCGCAAAACTCGCTGGCTCAGTCCATGCAGCGTCTGTCGTCGGGCTTGCGCATCAACAGCGCCAAGGACGATGCCGCTGGTCTGGCCATTTCGGAGCGATTCAGCACGCAGATCCGTGGTCTGAACGTTGCCACCCGAAATGCCAATGACGGCATCTCTCTGGCGCAAACGGCCGAAGGCGCCATGGCCAGCGTGACCAACAACCTGCAGCGCATGCGCGAGCTGGCTGTGCAATCTGCCAACGCCACCAACAGCAGCACTGACCGTGCGGCACTGCAGGCAGAAGTGTCGCAGCTGAGCCAGGAAATCGACCGCGTGGCCACACAGACCGATTTCAATGGCACCAAGCTGCTGGATGGCTCTTTCTCGGCCCAGGCCTTTCAGGTGGGGGCCAATGCCGGGCAGACCATCACCATTGACTCGATCGCCAGTGCGCGCACCAGCACGCTGGGCAAGTTCCAGGGCATTAACCTGGTGAATCAAACCATTGGTACGCCCAGTGATACCACGGCCGCAGCGACGGTCACTATTGGCAGCGGCTCGGCTATTTCTCTGGGCACGATTGCCAACGATGCCAAGGCGATTGCTTCGGCCATCAATGCAGCGGGCATTTCGGGCATGACTGCTTCGGCCAATGCCACCTCGGTGGCCTCGGTGGCGGCAGACGGCACGGGTGTCACGGCGGGCAACGCCACCATTACCATCAATGGAACTGCTTTGAGTGTGGCGGCGTCAACCAATGCGGCAAGCAATCGGGCCAATGCATTGGCCGCCATCAATGGCGTATCGGCGGTCACGGGGGTGATTGCCACCGACGACGGCTCGGGCCTGAAGCTTGCGGCTGCAGATGGTCGCAACATCACCACCGCGTTTGCCGCAGGTACCGCTACGGGTTCTAGCATGACCGCATTTGGTTTGGCTGCAGCCGGGACAACAGGCGCGACGGTCAATATTTCCTACGCCGCTAGCGGTCAAACGGGCAACGTGGTGTTTGCCAACGCCATGGGCAACCTCAGCACGGCTATCGGCAGCCAAGGGACGGCGGTGGCAGCACTCGACATCTCCACGGTGGGTGGGGCCAACACTGCGCTGACGGCCATTGATGCGGCACTCACCCAGATCAACTCGTCCCGCGCGCAGTTGGGTGCTATCCAGAACCGCTTCAGCTCGACCATCGATAACCTGCAGACGAACAGTGAAAATCTGAGTGCTTCGCGCAGCCGGATCATTGATGCAGACTTCGCGGCGGAAACGGCCAATCTGAGTCGTTCGCAGATCTTGCAGCAGGCGGGTACTGCCATGGTGGCGCAGGCCAACCAGTTGCCGCAAGGCGTGCTGTCTCTGCTGCGTTAA
- the flgM gene encoding flagellar biosynthesis anti-sigma factor FlgM, with amino-acid sequence MKIGQTPELPGGLPPTGLAKQAKAPASAAEGATKDALVASSAGVPVTVSTAARALSPTTRSTADFDAGKVKAVRAAIEKGEFSVDAEAIADKLLSNAQEILSRSRG; translated from the coding sequence ATGAAGATAGGTCAAACACCGGAACTGCCGGGCGGGTTGCCGCCGACGGGGCTTGCCAAGCAAGCCAAGGCTCCCGCCAGCGCTGCGGAAGGAGCCACGAAAGACGCACTGGTTGCGTCATCCGCCGGTGTGCCCGTCACTGTGTCCACCGCAGCCCGTGCGCTCAGCCCTACCACCCGCAGCACGGCAGATTTTGACGCAGGGAAGGTCAAGGCTGTGCGCGCTGCCATCGAGAAGGGTGAATTTTCGGTCGACGCGGAAGCCATTGCCGACAAATTGTTGTCCAACGCCCAGGAGATCCTGTCCCGCTCGCGGGGCTGA
- the motB gene encoding flagellar motor protein MotB yields the protein MAEKKLQPIIIKRVKKGGHAVHGGAWKIAYADFVTAMMAFFLLMWLLGSTAKGELQGIAAYFSSPLKVAMAGGDGAGNSSSVIPGGGNDLTKVHGQVRRSDVEEAKQRRMSIDAARAERAKQDQERLKALEAKIDALITENPRLNEYKSQIRIDITPDGLQIQIIDDQNRPMFDSGSALVKPYMRDILREIGAALGGVENRISLAGHTDAVPYGNSEKGYSNWELSADRANASRRELVSAGMPDAKLGRVVGLAASDLLDPKNPRSPSNRRITITVLTREAEERLMGKGIPEITSTELLTEKRENPPPSR from the coding sequence ATGGCAGAAAAGAAGCTCCAGCCCATCATCATCAAGCGCGTCAAGAAAGGCGGGCACGCGGTGCATGGGGGCGCCTGGAAGATTGCTTATGCCGACTTCGTAACGGCGATGATGGCGTTCTTTCTGCTCATGTGGCTATTAGGGTCCACCGCGAAAGGCGAGCTGCAGGGCATAGCGGCGTATTTTTCGTCGCCACTGAAGGTGGCAATGGCAGGTGGCGATGGGGCGGGCAACAGCTCCAGCGTGATTCCTGGCGGAGGTAACGACCTGACCAAGGTGCATGGACAGGTGCGCCGTTCCGATGTGGAAGAAGCCAAGCAGCGCCGCATGAGCATCGATGCCGCGCGGGCAGAACGCGCCAAGCAGGACCAGGAGCGTCTCAAGGCCCTGGAGGCCAAGATCGATGCGCTGATCACAGAAAACCCGCGCCTGAACGAGTACAAGTCGCAAATCCGCATCGACATCACGCCCGACGGGCTGCAGATCCAGATCATTGACGACCAGAACCGCCCCATGTTCGACAGCGGGAGCGCGTTGGTAAAACCCTACATGCGCGATATCCTCCGCGAAATTGGCGCGGCCCTTGGTGGCGTTGAAAACCGCATCAGCCTGGCCGGCCATACCGACGCCGTGCCCTATGGCAACAGCGAAAAGGGGTACAGCAACTGGGAGCTGTCGGCAGACCGGGCCAACGCCTCGCGCCGAGAGCTGGTCTCTGCCGGCATGCCAGACGCTAAACTGGGCCGCGTGGTGGGCTTGGCCGCCAGCGATCTGCTGGACCCCAAGAACCCACGCTCCCCCTCCAACCGGCGCATCACCATCACGGTGTTGACCCGGGAGGCCGAAGAACGGCTCATGGGCAAAGGGATTCCCGAAATCACGTCCACAGAACTGTTGACTGAAAAGCGGGAAAATCCCCCCCCAAGCAGGTAA
- the flhF gene encoding flagellar biosynthesis protein FlhF codes for MNIKRFTAPTSREALAKARMAFGDGTLILSNRPTANGVEVVATAEDTLSALDGGAPASSSNAPLLAPSTPRSAPPRTSQPAAASGLGRNPVEEDTEQLAMSTLSFQDYVRERMLRRRHEALNGPSEPQTLSERSRDQEPERERMPAPSVARHNPLRTIPMDIPPEPPRRRQETPSAHLIQSNNQSVMNELHAMKELIEDRFNTLAWLGQARQNPIQSNLMLKMIRAGYSPSLARAVLERMPEDLSAGESVRWLMEVLERNLKTDQTDPPLYEQGGIFAMVGSTGVGKTTTTAKLAAMCARIHGPGSVGLITLDTYRVGAHEQLRTYGRMLGIVAHLAHDRAALQDLLGLLSGKKMVLIDTTGVAPRDPRKRDMLDVLDLPHVNRLLVLNAGCHGDTLDDVLTAFKTDGSQQAILSKVDEAVKLGPAIDALIRHQMVLRGVTNGQRVPEDWERANAHQLISASMRSPAKSAFDPKATDLNFFFSHSPDTVTEGGLVDA; via the coding sequence ATGAACATCAAACGCTTTACCGCCCCCACCTCCCGGGAGGCTCTGGCCAAGGCGCGCATGGCCTTTGGCGACGGCACGCTGATCCTGTCCAACCGCCCCACGGCCAACGGCGTGGAAGTGGTGGCCACGGCCGAAGACACGCTGTCGGCTCTGGACGGTGGTGCCCCCGCCTCTTCGTCCAATGCGCCCCTTCTGGCACCCAGCACCCCGCGCAGCGCCCCACCGCGCACCAGCCAGCCGGCAGCAGCATCGGGCCTGGGCCGCAACCCGGTCGAGGAAGACACCGAACAGCTGGCCATGAGCACGTTGTCGTTCCAGGACTATGTGCGCGAGCGCATGCTGCGCCGCCGCCACGAGGCCCTGAACGGCCCGTCGGAGCCCCAGACACTGTCTGAACGCAGCCGCGACCAGGAGCCCGAACGCGAGCGCATGCCCGCCCCCTCCGTGGCGCGCCACAACCCGCTGCGCACCATTCCGATGGACATTCCGCCCGAGCCACCACGCCGCCGGCAGGAGACTCCCAGCGCCCACCTGATCCAGTCGAACAACCAGAGCGTGATGAACGAACTGCATGCGATGAAGGAGCTGATCGAAGACCGCTTCAACACGCTGGCCTGGCTGGGGCAGGCGCGCCAGAACCCGATCCAGTCCAACCTGATGCTGAAGATGATCCGTGCCGGATACTCCCCGTCGCTGGCCCGCGCCGTGCTCGAACGCATGCCCGAAGACCTGTCGGCGGGCGAATCGGTCCGCTGGCTGATGGAGGTGCTGGAACGCAACCTCAAGACCGACCAGACCGATCCCCCCCTTTATGAACAGGGCGGCATCTTCGCCATGGTGGGCTCTACGGGTGTGGGCAAGACCACCACCACCGCCAAGCTGGCTGCCATGTGCGCCCGCATTCACGGCCCTGGCAGTGTGGGGCTGATCACGCTGGACACCTACCGTGTGGGCGCGCACGAACAACTGCGCACTTACGGGCGCATGCTGGGCATCGTGGCCCACCTGGCGCACGACCGCGCCGCGCTGCAAGACCTGCTGGGCCTGCTCAGCGGCAAGAAGATGGTGTTGATCGACACCACCGGCGTGGCCCCCAGGGACCCCCGCAAGCGCGACATGCTGGATGTGCTGGACCTGCCCCATGTGAACCGCCTGCTGGTGCTCAACGCCGGCTGCCATGGCGACACGCTGGATGACGTGCTAACCGCCTTCAAAACCGACGGCTCGCAACAGGCCATCCTGTCCAAGGTGGACGAGGCCGTGAAGCTGGGCCCCGCCATCGACGCACTGATCCGCCACCAGATGGTGCTGCGCGGCGTGACCAACGGCCAGCGCGTGCCCGAGGACTGGGAGCGTGCCAACGCCCACCAGCTCATCAGCGCCTCCATGCGGTCGCCCGCCAAGTCGGCCTTCGACCCCAAGGCCACGGACCTGAACTTCTTTTTTTCGCACTCTCCCGACACCGTGACGGAGGGGGGGCTGGTCGATGCTTGA
- the flhA gene encoding flagellar biosynthesis protein FlhA codes for MNTSVKSLQQWAGTNASALQGLSAPLLVVAILALMVLPIPPWLLDAFFTLNIAVALMVMMVAAYMLRPLDFAAFPSVLLLTTLMRLSLNVASTRVVLLEGHQGPGAAGAVIEAFGHFLIGGNFAVGLIVFAILVVINFVVITKGAERIAEVSARFTLDAMPGKQMAVDADLNAGLIDEKEAKRRRAEVAEEANFFGSMDGASKFVRGDAVAGILILLINIIGGFTIGVLQHDLSAKQAADSYILLAIGDALVAQIPGLLISVAAAMVISRVGKDHDMGRQIVQQLFMSPRVLGVTAGILILLGLIPGMPHVVFLTMGGLLGYGAWMMYERQKVPPVVEAPPPPVTDGEATWDDLQPVDLLGLELGYRLISLVDKSRQGDLLTRIKGVRRKFAQEVGFLPPAVHVRDNLELKPSGYRITLRGVVVGEGEAFPGMFLAINPGGITTPLIGTATTDPAFGLPAHWIDDRQKEAAQMAGFTVVDSETVMATHLSHLMQVQAAKLLSRTETQQLVEHVAKLAPKLIEEVVPKMVSIATFQKVLQLLLEESVHIRDIRTIIETLAEHAGAVSDPVELARRVRIALSPAIVQQIYGPTRELNVIAIEPGLERLLVQALGNTAGPALDPGVADILTQKAAEVALKQEEMGLPACLLVPDQIRNAISRLVRRVAPRLQVLAHSEIPETHTIRIGPILKGASA; via the coding sequence ATGAACACCTCCGTAAAGTCTTTGCAGCAGTGGGCGGGCACCAACGCCAGCGCCCTGCAGGGCCTGTCGGCCCCCCTACTGGTGGTGGCGATTCTGGCGTTGATGGTGCTGCCCATCCCGCCGTGGCTGCTGGATGCCTTCTTCACGCTCAACATCGCCGTTGCGCTGATGGTGATGATGGTCGCAGCCTACATGCTGCGCCCCCTGGACTTCGCGGCCTTCCCTTCGGTGCTGCTGCTGACGACGCTGATGCGCCTGTCGCTGAACGTGGCCTCGACGCGCGTGGTGCTGCTCGAGGGCCACCAGGGCCCCGGTGCTGCCGGTGCGGTGATCGAGGCCTTCGGCCACTTCCTGATCGGCGGCAACTTCGCGGTCGGTCTGATCGTGTTTGCGATCCTTGTGGTGATCAACTTCGTGGTGATCACCAAGGGTGCGGAGCGCATTGCCGAAGTGTCGGCCCGCTTCACCCTGGACGCCATGCCCGGCAAACAGATGGCGGTGGATGCCGACCTGAACGCTGGCTTGATCGACGAGAAGGAAGCCAAGCGCCGCCGCGCCGAAGTGGCGGAAGAAGCCAACTTCTTCGGCTCCATGGACGGCGCCTCCAAGTTTGTGCGCGGCGATGCCGTGGCGGGCATTCTGATTCTGCTCATCAACATCATTGGCGGCTTCACGATTGGCGTGTTGCAGCACGACCTGTCGGCCAAGCAGGCGGCCGACAGCTACATCCTGCTGGCCATTGGTGATGCGCTGGTAGCGCAGATTCCCGGCCTGCTGATCTCGGTGGCCGCCGCCATGGTGATCTCCCGCGTGGGCAAGGACCACGACATGGGCCGCCAGATCGTGCAGCAGCTGTTCATGTCGCCCCGCGTGCTGGGTGTCACAGCCGGCATCCTGATCCTGCTGGGCCTGATTCCTGGCATGCCACATGTGGTGTTCCTGACCATGGGCGGCCTGCTGGGATATGGCGCCTGGATGATGTACGAGCGCCAGAAGGTACCGCCCGTCGTCGAGGCCCCTCCGCCACCGGTCACCGACGGCGAAGCCACCTGGGACGACCTGCAACCCGTGGACCTGCTGGGCCTGGAGCTGGGCTACCGCCTGATCAGCCTGGTGGACAAGAGCCGCCAGGGCGACCTGCTCACCCGCATCAAGGGCGTGCGCCGCAAGTTTGCGCAGGAAGTGGGCTTCCTCCCCCCGGCAGTGCATGTGCGCGACAACCTCGAACTCAAGCCCAGCGGCTACCGCATCACGCTGCGCGGCGTGGTGGTGGGCGAAGGCGAAGCCTTCCCCGGCATGTTCCTGGCCATCAACCCAGGCGGCATCACCACCCCATTGATCGGCACGGCCACCACCGACCCCGCCTTTGGCCTGCCAGCACACTGGATCGACGATCGGCAGAAGGAAGCCGCACAAATGGCGGGTTTTACCGTCGTTGATTCCGAAACCGTGATGGCCACCCATTTGTCACACTTGATGCAAGTGCAAGCCGCCAAGCTCCTCAGCCGCACCGAAACGCAGCAGCTGGTGGAGCACGTGGCCAAGCTGGCCCCCAAGCTCATCGAAGAAGTGGTCCCCAAAATGGTCTCCATCGCAACGTTCCAGAAGGTCCTCCAGCTGCTGCTGGAAGAGTCTGTGCACATCCGCGATATCCGCACCATCATCGAGACGCTGGCCGAGCATGCCGGTGCGGTCTCCGACCCCGTCGAGCTGGCCCGCCGCGTGCGCATTGCGCTCTCGCCTGCCATCGTCCAGCAGATCTACGGCCCCACCCGCGAGCTCAACGTCATCGCCATCGAACCCGGCCTGGAGCGCCTTCTGGTGCAGGCCCTGGGCAACACGGCGGGCCCTGCGCTCGACCCCGGAGTGGCCGACATCCTCACACAGAAGGCCGCTGAAGTGGCCCTCAAGCAGGAAGAGATGGGCCTGCCCGCCTGCCTGCTGGTTCCCGACCAGATCCGCAATGCCATCTCCCGTCTGGTGCGCCGCGTGGCGCCCCGCCTGCAGGTGCTGGCACACAGTGAAATTCCAGAGACCCACACCATCCGTATTGGGCCGATCCTTAAAGGTGCATCAGCATGA